A region of Bdellovibrionales bacterium DNA encodes the following proteins:
- a CDS encoding AgmX/PglI C-terminal domain-containing protein — protein MLCFDHASSSCHLIFVCCAIIGLSVVSFTPDFSQFMARYFHPEKQSELGAEVAKYTLSEGDRVWRRFHGRPRNTRLLKSGSIHHQDQLLVDKKSSLSLNFPNGTELRLLENTKAIIELWNPNDTNSPIYLTILFGDFELLRDGTKGKLFIVKDRQLFSPSFRPKKKEFELIFKSSEIGIARRELNLIRRNRRLKIQMTALKVKKRHLSQLHLIQQKKPSPSSTVTNSIPDTLTNSYIEDTIVNQKSQFQKCQANSIRETGPVNGQVVISFTIDPRGKIDEVKVLQTTIENQQLLNCLLSVFRNTPFQAFKGQPITRSFPLTFE, from the coding sequence GTGCTATGCTTCGATCATGCTTCGTCATCCTGCCACCTTATTTTTGTGTGTTGCGCAATCATCGGGCTCTCTGTTGTTTCGTTCACTCCTGATTTTAGCCAGTTTATGGCCCGATATTTTCATCCAGAAAAACAGAGTGAATTGGGCGCCGAGGTCGCCAAATACACCTTATCCGAAGGAGATCGGGTTTGGCGTCGATTTCACGGAAGACCTCGCAACACCCGTTTATTAAAATCAGGGTCGATTCACCACCAGGATCAGCTCCTGGTCGATAAAAAGTCATCTCTTTCCCTGAACTTTCCAAATGGAACAGAACTAAGGCTATTGGAAAATACGAAGGCAATCATTGAGCTTTGGAATCCAAACGATACGAATTCTCCTATTTATCTAACCATTTTATTTGGTGACTTCGAACTCCTTCGTGACGGGACAAAGGGAAAACTCTTTATCGTCAAGGACCGCCAACTTTTCTCCCCTTCCTTTCGTCCAAAAAAGAAAGAATTCGAACTCATCTTTAAAAGTTCTGAGATCGGAATCGCGCGACGTGAGTTAAATCTAATCCGGAGGAATCGAAGGCTGAAAATCCAAATGACAGCCTTGAAGGTGAAGAAGCGACACCTCAGCCAGCTGCACCTAATCCAACAAAAGAAGCCCTCCCCGTCCTCGACGGTGACGAACTCTATTCCAGATACTCTCACAAATTCCTACATCGAAGATACGATCGTGAACCAAAAGAGCCAATTCCAAAAATGCCAGGCCAATTCTATTCGGGAAACAGGTCCCGTAAATGGCCAGGTAGTGATCAGTTTCACCATCGATCCACGTGGAAAAATTGATGAGGTAAAGGTACTACAGACAACAATTGAAAATCAGCAACTCCTCAACTGCTTATTAAGTGTTTTTAGAAACACTCCTTTTCAAGCATTCAAAGGCCAACCCATCACTCGATCTTTTCCGCTGACTTTTGAATGA
- the secG gene encoding preprotein translocase subunit SecG — translation MLAFITVVHLFIALVLIIFVLLQDSKGGAAGVFGGGSGSNSLFGSTGGADFLTKMTRSTAIMFAVTCLGLAYLTSKPQKSLMDKYVPPPASQTAPSNPELPAAVATPTPADQSTSKDTAKPATDTSKVQPTPADKADKGDK, via the coding sequence ATGTTAGCATTCATCACCGTCGTTCACTTATTTATTGCTTTGGTACTCATCATCTTTGTTCTTCTTCAAGACTCCAAGGGTGGCGCCGCAGGGGTTTTTGGCGGTGGAAGTGGATCCAATAGCCTGTTTGGATCAACAGGTGGAGCCGACTTTCTAACCAAAATGACCCGTTCTACGGCCATTATGTTTGCGGTAACTTGCCTGGGCTTGGCCTATCTGACTTCCAAGCCCCAAAAAAGTTTGATGGATAAATACGTCCCTCCACCAGCTTCTCAAACAGCTCCTTCCAATCCAGAACTTCCGGCAGCTGTTGCAACGCCGACACCTGCTGATCAATCCACAAGCAAGGATACAGCAAAGCCGGCCACTGATACTTCGAAAGTTCAGCCCACTCCTGCCGATAAAGCTGACAAAGGCGATAAATAG
- a CDS encoding response regulator — protein MSRRLGDFLAECNFEVHKVEKGTDVLNEINTWKPRMVLIDLMLPEGNAYEILEKIRGESKVGRSSLPQIIVMSGHNIKSNVEKSLQLGASDYIIKPFLYEDVLHRLIFHLRKTRTIQELNPNKDKSVEEGTLLLYLTDLVLRTANAADPLADKLFNLTRMAAMKLDGVRCSIIKVHNHKEGEVIASHDSRDATGIKLDLNKYPEIIHVWQTGALLAIENIDMSSELKAIRESLKSVNFSSLVVCPLYQNHKIYGAFRSGCPPKKRDSLTTKFDL, from the coding sequence TTGAGCCGAAGACTTGGCGATTTCCTTGCGGAATGCAATTTCGAAGTACACAAGGTCGAAAAGGGAACTGATGTCCTGAATGAGATCAATACCTGGAAACCTCGCATGGTATTAATTGATCTCATGCTTCCAGAGGGAAACGCCTACGAAATTTTGGAAAAAATCAGGGGAGAATCCAAAGTCGGCAGATCTTCTCTCCCTCAGATCATCGTTATGTCGGGGCACAACATAAAAAGCAATGTCGAGAAATCGCTCCAACTGGGGGCCAGCGATTACATCATCAAACCCTTTCTGTACGAAGATGTCCTGCATCGGTTGATTTTTCATCTGCGCAAAACTCGAACAATCCAGGAACTCAATCCCAATAAAGATAAATCCGTCGAAGAAGGAACTCTTTTGCTCTATCTGACAGACCTGGTCTTAAGAACCGCCAATGCAGCCGACCCCTTGGCCGATAAACTCTTCAACCTAACCCGAATGGCTGCGATGAAACTAGATGGGGTTCGCTGCTCTATTATCAAGGTTCACAATCATAAGGAAGGCGAGGTCATCGCTTCCCATGATTCCAGAGATGCAACCGGAATTAAGTTGGATCTCAACAAGTATCCAGAAATTATCCACGTCTGGCAGACCGGTGCTCTCCTCGCGATCGAAAACATTGATATGAGCTCAGAACTCAAAGCCATCAGAGAAAGCCTTAAATCCGTCAATTTTAGTTCCCTCGTCGTCTGCCCCTTGTATCAAAACCATAAAATCTATGGAGCCTTTCGCTCCGGTTGCCCGCCGAAAAAAAGAGACTCTCTGACAACGAAATTCGATTTGTAG
- the tmk gene encoding dTMP kinase, whose amino-acid sequence MAFVVFEGLDGAGKSTLIRGLESHLQTLGLPSVVTREPGGTPLGEEIRTQLLRIEGDTPVPRAELLLYQAARAQHVDRVIRPQLAQGVWVLCDRFTESTMAFQVGGRSMNEAAVKWLNHYASDGVCADLVVLLDIPVENSLERISRREQESGQTKDRFEREAQLFHQKVRNNYLDQSKAEPKRWLVLDGRSASDILLAQLILNLEKKGWLDFSTN is encoded by the coding sequence ATGGCGTTTGTAGTCTTTGAAGGCTTGGATGGAGCCGGGAAATCAACTCTAATTCGTGGTCTGGAGAGTCACCTGCAGACCTTGGGCCTGCCTTCGGTGGTGACTCGTGAGCCGGGAGGAACACCTCTGGGCGAGGAGATTCGGACACAGTTGTTGCGAATCGAGGGGGATACTCCGGTTCCTCGGGCGGAGCTTCTTCTGTATCAGGCTGCGCGGGCCCAACATGTGGACCGGGTCATTCGTCCCCAGTTGGCTCAAGGGGTGTGGGTCCTGTGCGACCGTTTTACTGAAAGCACGATGGCCTTTCAGGTCGGGGGACGGAGCATGAACGAAGCCGCGGTGAAGTGGCTCAATCATTATGCGAGTGACGGGGTCTGTGCAGATCTGGTTGTCTTACTCGATATTCCAGTTGAAAACTCTCTCGAAAGGATATCCAGGCGCGAGCAAGAAAGTGGTCAAACGAAGGATCGGTTTGAAAGGGAAGCGCAGCTGTTTCACCAGAAGGTGAGGAACAATTATTTGGATCAATCTAAAGCGGAACCTAAAAGATGGTTGGTCCTCGATGGTCGTAGCGCGTCCGATATTTTGTTGGCTCAATTGATTCTAAACTTGGAGAAAAAGGGATGGCTCGACTTTTCAACCAATTAG
- a CDS encoding DNA polymerase III subunit produces MARLFNQLVGHQTAQDRLLSAVEIDRLSPTLLLVGPAGIGKKLFARSMAQALVCEVDRRGCGECPSCRRIEKGESEALLHISPSGTQIKIEQSHEILRFLNLRAWGRARVIIIEEAHRLNVQAANALLKALEEPQEGTYFVLTAVSAYSVLSTIRSRSQIVRMAPLSRADLGQVPGIEDWMKASCMGRLDVLNQLREPEVITQRQATLQLWSQLGEKAPFEMAREMMEIGKDQEEGLRSSQWARQLIRDALFKREGLVPFIHSDSLPEIDKMSRLDPRILHWLHGELLEIEEGIQRNWDRHLTWDAFFVRANEAMNATKESE; encoded by the coding sequence ATGGCTCGACTTTTCAACCAATTAGTGGGCCATCAAACAGCTCAAGATCGTTTGCTTTCCGCTGTTGAAATCGATCGACTTTCACCGACGCTGTTATTGGTGGGGCCAGCCGGTATCGGCAAGAAGTTGTTTGCAAGGTCAATGGCTCAGGCGCTTGTTTGCGAAGTTGATCGGCGGGGTTGTGGAGAGTGTCCTTCGTGCAGACGAATAGAAAAGGGAGAATCAGAGGCCTTGCTTCATATTTCTCCAAGCGGAACACAAATCAAGATTGAGCAATCGCATGAAATTCTTCGTTTCTTGAACTTGCGGGCCTGGGGTCGAGCTCGAGTTATTATTATTGAAGAGGCTCACCGCCTGAACGTGCAAGCAGCCAACGCTTTACTAAAAGCTCTCGAAGAGCCTCAGGAAGGCACCTATTTTGTACTGACAGCTGTGAGTGCCTACAGTGTTTTGTCCACCATTCGGTCACGGTCTCAGATTGTGCGAATGGCTCCTTTGTCGCGCGCAGACTTGGGACAGGTTCCTGGTATTGAGGATTGGATGAAGGCGTCCTGTATGGGTCGTCTCGATGTTCTTAACCAGCTCCGTGAACCAGAGGTCATCACACAGCGCCAGGCCACTCTTCAGTTGTGGTCGCAATTGGGAGAAAAGGCTCCCTTCGAAATGGCACGTGAGATGATGGAAATTGGAAAGGATCAAGAGGAGGGTCTTCGAAGCAGTCAGTGGGCTCGTCAATTGATTCGAGATGCCCTCTTTAAAAGGGAGGGATTGGTTCCTTTCATTCATTCAGATTCTCTGCCAGAGATTGACAAAATGTCACGACTGGATCCAAGGATTCTGCATTGGCTCCATGGTGAGTTATTGGAAATCGAAGAGGGCATTCAGAGAAATTGGGATCGTCATTTGACTTGGGATGCCTTTTTCGTTCGGGCCAATGAAGCCATGAATGCAACAAAAGAAAGTGAGTAA